One part of the Rutidosis leptorrhynchoides isolate AG116_Rl617_1_P2 chromosome 1, CSIRO_AGI_Rlap_v1, whole genome shotgun sequence genome encodes these proteins:
- the LOC139854367 gene encoding uncharacterized protein has protein sequence MVALSPHNSFSMFDASKLLKLSEMYPMDFNQTERDHLKHELDVYFEVVHRDVKFANLKGIADLAKLLVGTEKDLSYPYVYPLLKLALVLHVAIATIERCFSSVKLVKSDMCSRMSNEFLNGCLLGAIEREELANVTNEAVIDHFQYKKYCRGNLC, from the coding sequence ATGGTAGCTTTAAGCCCACATAATTCGTTTTCTATGTTTGATGCTTCTAAGTTATTGAAGTTGAGTGAGATGTATCCTATGGATTTCAATCAAACGGAAAGAGATCATCTTAAACATGAACTTGATGTATATTTTGAGGTTGTGCATCGAGATGTTAAATTTGCTAACTTAAAAGGGATTGCCGACCTTGCTAAATTGTTGGTTGGAACTGAAAAAGATCTTTCATATCCTTATGTTTATCCATTATTAAAGCTTGCATTGGTTTTGCATGTTGCCATCGCAACGATTGAGAGGTGTTTTTCTTCAGTGAAGCTTGTAAAATCGGATATGTGTAGCAGAATGAGTAATGAATTTCTGAATGGTTGTCTTCTTGGGGCGATAGAAAGAGAAGAACTAGCAAATGTTACTAATGAAGCAGTCATTGATCATTTTCAATATAAGAAATATTGTAGGGGAAATTTGTGTTAG